One genomic window of Channa argus isolate prfri chromosome 5, Channa argus male v1.0, whole genome shotgun sequence includes the following:
- the zgc:64106 gene encoding retinol dehydrogenase 11, whose amino-acid sequence MIWMDFLCHPVWAVLTAVLALVVRLQRRGSWDPHACTVQLKGKTAIVTGANTGIGKFIALDFARRGARVILACRSEPRGRAALKEIIAKTGNSNVHLRLVDLSSLDSVREFAKRILQEEKALHILVNNAGVSGLPRQITKDGFDVSFATNHLGPFLLTNLLLDLIKCSAPGRIVTLSSLNHGKGRVDFSHFHGDNISYFLDNVYNHTKLHNIICTNELSRRLQGTGVTANSVNPGVVMTEVMRHYPLMFRCLFNIVGFFFFKSAEEGAVSSIYCAVAEETEGITGKYFESDCSLALPAPLARDAALALKDFEICERLTSKL is encoded by the exons ATGATTtggatggattttctttgtCACCCGGTCTGGGCAGTTTTGACTGCGGTGCTGGCGCTGGTGGTGCGCCTTCAGCGGAGAGGATCCTGGGATCCGCACGCCTGCACCGTGCAACTGAAAGGGAAGACCGCTATAGTGACGGGAGCCAATACAG GTATTGGGAAGTTCATTGCCCTGGACTTTGCACGCCGTGGGGCCCGTGTTATCTTGGCCTGTCGAAGCGAGCCGCGGGGAAGAGCAGCACTTAAAGAAATCATAGCCAAGACAGGAAACTCTAATGTCCACCTCCGTTTGGTAGACCTGTCATCTCTGGACTCTGTCAGGGAGTTTGCTAAGAGAATTCTTCAGGAGGAGAAAGCTCTACACATACTCGTCAATAATGCTGGAGTATCAG GCCTACCCAGGCAGATAACCAAAGATGGTTTTGACGTTTCTTTTGCCACCAACCATCTGGGGCCCTTCCTTCTCACCAACCTGCTGCTGG ACCTAATAAAGTGCTCAGCTCCGGGCCGTATTGTCACCCTCAGCTCACTTAACCATGGGAAGGGTCGAGTGGACTTCTCTCATTTTCATGGGGACAACATTTCTTATTTCTTGGATAATGTGTACAACCACACTAAGCTGCACAATATCATCTGCACCAATGAACTATCGCGACGGCTACAGGGGACAG GTGTCACTGCAAACTCCGTCAACCCCGGTGTGGTCATGACCGAAGTGATGAGACACTATCCACTTATGTTTCGCTGCCTTTTCAACATcgttggatttttctttttcaag TCGGCAGAAGAAGGTGCCGTCAGTTCCATCTACTGTGCTGTAGCAGAGGAAACCGAGGGTATAACTGGAAAGTATTTCGAGAGCGACTGCTCCCTGGCTCTTCCTGCACCTTTAGCTCGAGACGCTGCACTCGCGCTCAAGGACTTTGAAATCTGCGAGAGACTGACGTCAAAACTCTAA
- the mlnl gene encoding motilin-like, with product MRVVMAGCVVVMCLVLLMADRTEGHITFFSPKEMMLMKERDGRKEMEPRLEDGPVEEFSVKQLPRVERGGNPDEVVKIGIRLSPKQLDHVAPVLDKILHEIAEQRLKAK from the exons ATGCGAGTGGTGATGGCCGGTTGTGTGGTGGTGATGTGCCTGGTGTTGCTGATGGCTGACAGGACAGAGGGACACATCACCTTCTTCAGCCCAAAGGAAATGATGCTGATGAAG GAACGTGatggaagaaaagaaatggagcCTCGGTTGGAGGATGGTCCGGTTGAAGAGTTTAGTGTCAAACAGCTTCCACGGGTGGAGCGAGGTGGAAATCCT GATGAAGTCGTGAAGATTGGCATCCGTCTTTCACCCAAACAGTTGGACCACGTGGCTCCAGTGCTCGACAAGATCCTCCATGAAATAGCGGAGCAGCGTCTGAAAG CCAAATAG